The DNA window CAGCGGAGTGGGCGATGCTGTCTGGACGGCGGGTGGGGGCGCGAGCGCCGGGAGACGACGGGGGCGGCGACGTGCATAGGCGCGATGGGTGAGAGAACTGGCGGAGGAGATGGATTTCGCGATCGGAAGGAAAGTGCGACTATTTCCGGGGCACAGGGGTGAGGGAAGGCGGATGCTATTCTGGACGTCAGATCTCTTGGGGATAATCTGGACCGTTGAGTGATAAATGAAAGAATAAGTGAAAgtatttgttgaactatagggtaTAGATAATAACTTACTAATAGCACAATCTCACGCCgattccttttaaaaaaaatacgatAAGAAAAGGACACCCCTCCGCACCTCGTCGTTCTCCATCCCCAACCCCGAGTGCAGACGAAACCAGCCTGACcgatttcccaaaaaaaaaaaaaaacaaacaaaaaggaaatcaGCCTGAACGCCGGCGGCGCTCCCGCCGCGCTCGAGCTCTGCTCCTCCGATGGTGACCAGATGGAGCGAGAAGGGCCCCGGCCTCAAGATCCTGTGGATCTGGACCCTGGGAACCGCTGGAAGTAAGCAATCCCGCCATATTCCTCAACTCTCGTCTCTCCAATCGCACATAGTACCACAGACTGCACTCTGATCTGATGAATTTTCGTCCGCAGTTATGATTACCAATGTCGTCCGGACGCGCGTCAATGATATGCAGAAGATCCTccaggaggaagacgaagcagcagcagccgccgcccccATGGCCTCCGGCGAGCGTGTCCTGAAAGACGATGAGTAGAACAGGTATTTTTCTCCCCCATTGGTCGATTGAACTGTGCTGTGTATCATTCCTGCACCGTTAAGTTCAGTATTCAAGAATCATGTTATAGGATTTGCTTTTCTCGTGCGGTGATTGTGAAGCTCAACTGTGAATCTGGGTTCATTCGGCTCCTAATTCGCAGCTGAAACCGAAAAAATACTGACATAATTGATTTTAAGAAGTTTTGCTTATGCTAATACGGGAAGAGTTCTGTCAGGTCAGAGCTCCGATTCTGGACAATTACATAAACCCTGATTCCTATATGGTAAAATAATGGCATTCATTTTGGTAGGCACTATCTAGTTCTGTTTCAGCAGTGTACTGCTATAAAGTCTAAACAGAATGAGGCATTATCCAGTTTTGTTTCAGCTGTTGTACTGGACTACTGGTAAAACTGCAATGTGGACCGATGAAATTTCTACATATTTCTCTCCCTCTATGGCTGAATCTTCATTGACTTTTTTGTGAAACACCAACCATTGGTCACATATTATGGCTTGTCGTTGGGAATTACCAGGGGCGTAGCCAGCTAGGTGGCACCGTGGTCCACGGACCacctaaaaaattaaaattataatatatgtgctagttaatataataaaaattgtatagtGGACCACCCTTTTAATCgacatattatatatagatgGACCACTTTTACTTTAAATCCTAGCTACGCCACTGGGAATTACACCAGGGCAATCTATCTCCAGAGCATTTATCCATGCTGCTCCATTTCATTAGGCTGTATAAATGGCCTTTCAAAGTGCACTCTGGAATCACCTCAAACATGAAGAGCCCTTTTTTCTACTCTTGAAGCCTGAGCACCAATTTAACGAGGATATTTTTTCTGCTGCGGACAACTGTTGATAGTAGATAGGGAGTGGGGTTTAATTGGATGGTTGTAAGCATGGGCGTGCCTCCAAAATCATGGCTAAATTATCTTAAATCACCAtgtaaatttaagaaaaaaaataaacaactcacTAGTTAAGCACTATTTTAGCCCTACTCTTCAATAATTTCTAGCTCCGCCACTAGTTGTAAGTAATACCTTTTTTTGTTAAGATTGCGTGAAGAGTAGCATGTGAAATTGTGAATGGGCAAACATTTTGAGAGCTTTCAGAGTGTTTATGTTTATGCTGTCTGGCCCCACTGATCCTCTTCGTTTTATTCTTTATCTACTCCCACGTAGACATGTAGTTCATCCAACTCCCATCCCCTGCCCACCAGGTGCTAACTCGATTGGTGCATTTTCAAGTTATTAGTTATACAACATGTAACTGGTAAGTCTGCTACATATAGTGTAGGTAATTCTGGCAACAATCACTTTGTTGTTGCAAAACAATGTACACTACCTGCTTTAACATGACAGTTATCAGAGTGTTTTACTTTGAAACTGCACATATGGCAAGGGCAGCCAACATGCTGCTCAACAGTCCACGTTCGATTCTCCCCGAACGTGctcacctttttttctttcattgacACTAAGCTCCTCCTTAGTgcccatgtttttttaatgtgttttacttttaTACAGCTGCAGATGTCATAGGCCCAtcttttcgattttttttttgttagggtCTGTGTGTGTATAACTTTGATTCATACAGCCAAAAAGTGTTACTTGCTGTAAGTTGTAGCTTGCATCAGCTTAGGTTTGAGCTGTGTAAGGCAAATATATTTTACCTTTATGATAAGTATGTTGTCAGGTGTACCTTTTGTCTAGTGTCACTTTGGCCAGATAAGACTTAAAAGAGATTTTGGGCTTCAAAACTTGGGGTTGATCTAGTGGAAttattttatcttttaaatctttttaatttttaattttaaaataaatcctTTCAAAAATTATTTCCAGAATCTGAACCTTTTAGCCACGCCAGCCGGGCTGGCGTGGCAGTTATTTGGCCACGCCGGTCTAGCTAGGCAACGTTATTTGGTTACACTGGCTGTAGGTGGTGTGTCAATGATGTTTTTCTACACCAAGCGTGCTGGCGTGACCAAAAGATTTAGATTCtggaaataagttttgaaagggttcatttttaaaattaaaaagttcaaaaaataaaattaagaaattgATCTAGTGTTAGTTTCTGGATGGAATAGTATATTAGTATGGGCAGTAAATTTTTGTGCATCTTCAGCAGCTTAACtgaaactctttttttttcttcttcttttgcagAACGTCTCTACTTATCAAAATTCCCTGAACCCCGCTTTTGTGCCAAGCTGAGTTAGGTATTGTTTATCTGGTTCGTCTTAGTGGATTTTACTGGTAAAACAGCTACTTGCTTGAGCGGAAGTATGGAATTACTTGATTCAAAATACTGGGTTGTCTACCATCTCATTTAGAACTTTTTAGATCTTCATACAGTGAATTTTCTGTTGGCTAGAAAGAAGGTGATGGAACATCTTCAGGCATAGCTATAACTGAGAATCCTTAGGGTGCAGCAATGAGAACATGCAGTGTTCCTCAAACATCCAGCTGGTAAAATAACCTACTGCTGCTTCTGTGtcgattactccctccgtcccataaaaaatcaacctcgtaccggatgtgacacatcctagtactacgaatctggacatatctctatccagattcattgtactagaatatgtcacatccggtactagatttgtttgttttggacggagggagtacttctttgCAATATCCTAGGAGTGGTacccctccgtctaaaaaaaaaagacaaaccaggttttcgtgtccaacgtttgactgtctgtcttatataaaatttttttataactaatatttttattgttgttagatgataaaacatgattaatactttatgtgtgacttgtttttttaattttttttcatatgtttttcaaataagatggacggtcaaacgttggatacggaaactcggggtttgtctttttttttttttttttgacggagggagtaactggCAAGTATAGGCGGCAATGGCAGCTATATGACATATCGACAGGTCGAGCATTCAGACACTCCTAGGAACACGATGAAATGAGAAATACTACAGTACTAGTTTTGAAGAGAATTTGGGAGAGGCTATCGCGTTGCAAGAAGGGCATGCGTGTCCTGTGATTGCCGTGTACATGAACTAGTAGCTTCGAAGCCTTCGATCAGCTTCTTTTCCTAGCTCGCTCGTTCGCGCTGGCAGCGTGCCGCTGCAGCATTGCCTCTTGGCTCTTTGAGCGGTCGAAGCGATGGGCATGCGGGATGTAGGATGGGCCGCTTCGTGGTTCTGACAGGGACGCGCAACGGCGGGCAAATCCGGCGTGCGAATGGCAGGGATACGCGCGGACCGACGTTCGCCACCTCTACCCGCGACCAAACGTTAGttcaagcctttttttttcctctcgatTTCAAAAGGCCAGTTCATTTTTCTAAGGGAAATTTAAAAAACCACCCCATAAATCACTTGAAATTTGGCATTATACCTCATAGGTCATTTTGTTGTAAATACTAATCCCCTATTTAATTTTACTGCAAAACCCATCCCAGCCAAGACGTCGTTTTACGGAATCAACATGTTTCATAAATTATGAGCTATTGATGTGGTCTTTACCAAAATTAAGTATTTCTAGAGTATAGTCTggacaccttttttttttttgaaaaatccaCGGATAGAAATGGTACGAGTTTAAATGTTGTCGTACTGAGTTTCGCTATATCCGTAAAAAAGAGTTCAATACAAACACTAGCTTAGCATATGGTAGCTCTATATTAGCGATAACAGACTGATTTCGTTAAGCATGTGCGTACTGAGCTTTTTTACAATAAACTAGTTAGGAGATGATCATTTGCAACAAAGTAACTTTTCGGTTAGGTTTTACAGTTTTTCTAAATGAAACGTGATTTGGACTTTCGACTTATTTTGATTGCGGCACCACCATCCACCGAAAAGCATCCGTCGCACGACTTGTGGCAGGCTGCCATTTAAATAGGATTCGATTCGCGACTCGGGTAGTTGGGTAATACTTAATATGTCACATAAAAAACGAGTATAGGATAGGAGGTGACACACTGGTACTACGGTTTTTTACGGGACGGAGTCAGGAGGAATATATCGAGTGCTACGGTACAGGAGCATACTTCCATGCTCCCAAACGTATCCTGTGCGTTGGGTTTTAAATCAAGGGCTCAAAGTGAGTAGGTAGTCGATACTCTCTCGTCGATGGAGATGGGCAGCCTCagccgccggacgccgccgcccgagaTAAACCGACCGAAATAGGAGTAGAAGAAGAacagcaaaaaaggaaaaaaaatgttgccaGTGGAGGAGGCGCTGGCGGCCGTGCtgtccgcggcggcgagcgcggcggcgcgcgccgccgaggccgtgcCGCTGCACGACGCGCTCGGGCTCGTCCTCGCGGAGGACGTCCGCGCGCCcgaccccctccctcccttccgcGCCTCCATCAAGGTCAAcaccttcctccccctctcttctGCTCCCCCTCCTTGCCGCCGCGCCTGAGGGCGCTTGGGTTGAAACCCTCTGCAGGATGGGTACGCCGTCGTGGCCTCCGACGGGCCCGGGGAGTACCCGGTGATTACGGAGTCgagggccggcgacgacgccctcGGCTTGGTCGTCACCCCCGGCACGGTGGCGTATGTCACGACCGGAGGTGAGGTGGCTCGCGCTGTCCCTTCCGATGATGCGGCGGTGATCGGTTACTGACCGTGGTTTCTCGGGCAGGGCCGATTCCGGATGGTGCTGACGCCGTCGTGCAAGTGGAGGACACGGAGCAACTCGCCGGCGCGCCGGATGGGTCGAAGAGGGTTAGGATATTGGTGCGGCCAACTCAGGGGCAGAATATACGCAATGTGGTATTGCTAATAGGTTTCATTGCTTTGCTTAATGCTTATCCTTACTTGCTTTATTCCCTCCTACTTGCGTTTGTGCGACGATTTGATTGAAACAAAAAAGCTACTATCCATGCTCTGCTCTTCTGCTATGTCAATTGCATCTTAATTCAGTTTAAATTGTTGATGTATTTGAGTGGATTTACTTGTTTATGTCCTTCAGTGGAAGCAACATTCTTGTTTGTTATTATTGCGCTATTAGCTGTGTACTGTAGTTCTCAATTACTATGTACTTCTATAGTTCATGCAGAGCATTTGGTACAGTATTACTTCATCTGGTAACTGATGAGTTAGTTATTTGAATAAATAATCCATAGGGATGTGACATACAAAAGGATTCGGTAGTGCTGAAGTCTAGTGAGCACATAGGTCCTGCAGAAATTGGGTTACTTGCAACCGTGGGAGTGACTACTGTCAAGGTGAATAAGTCTTTCAGTTACCCTGTCACTGAGTGCAGAAGAGAATCTCGCACAACTGATCATTTTGAGTATGAATCTGCAGGTATATCGTCGACCAACCATTGCTGTATTTTCTACAGGGGATGAATTAGTGGAGCCAGCCACAGCATCTCTCAGTCGTGGTCAGGTTATTCCCACTATTTCACAATGTTTGCATCCCTCACCTTTATCTGCATTTCATATTCACCGAAATGTGTACTTGCTTTGCAGATTCGTGATTCCAACCGGGCTATGTTACTTGCTGCTGCTATTCAGCACAAGTGCAAGGTAGTTGACTTTGGTATTGCAAAAGACACTGAGGAAAGTCTTAAGGAGCATATGGATGCAGCTCTAAGTTCTGATGCTGATATCATTCTTACTTCTGGTGGTGTTTCCATGGGCGATAGGGATCTTGTCAAACCTTGTTTGGCAAGCATGGGGAAAATTCACTTTGAAAAGGTATCTTGgaaattcctccaaaattaGGCGTGCACCATGCAGTTGTATGGAAGTACAAACCAGGAGTTATGATATGCTTTTCTTGTTTCCAGCTGGATAACCAATTAAAACAGTTATTGATGGAAAATTCTTTTAGTCTTTGGCACTAATATATTTGTACAATTCCAGTAATTCTAACAGTTTGCTGTGTTTGCATGTACAGATTCGGATGAAACCAGGGAAACCATTAACATTTGCTGAGATCGTAACAGAAGATTCATCGAAACCATCTAAAAAGGTTCTTGCATTTGGGTTGCCTGGAAACCCAGTGAGTTGTGTTGTTTGCTTCAATCTCTTTGTTGTTCCTGCAATACGTTCACTCTCTGGCTGGTCAAATCCTCATCTACCAAGGTAGTTATTGTCATGCATAAGTGGTTAGCATTGTTATTAAGTTCTTTATTCCCATTATATATCATTGAGCATATTGTCTTCACTGACATGACTTTCTACAGAGTGCACGCACGTCTACTGCATCCTTTAAGAGGAGACCCACATCATCAAGAGTTCCATCGTGCAGTGATCAGATGGGTGCCTGATGATGGATCTGGTAGACCTGGGTAAGAGCTATATTTTAATATGATGCCTTATATTTGGCAATACTGTAGGTGATACCGGCTGATGAAATTGGTCTTGGCAGATATGTTGCTGAAAGCACGGGCCAACAAGCTAGTAGCCGCCTCCTAAGTATGAAATCTGCGAATGCTTTACTGGAAGTACCATTAGTGGGGCAGATGTTGGAGGCTGGAACATCTATGCAAGCTATACTTATTTCTGATATGACCAGTTCACCTTTTGACAAGCTACCCACTGCTTCAAATCCGTTGCCATCTCATTTATTTCCTTCTGCAAAAAGTGTTTCCACAGATTTGTCTCAGGTTCCAGCCTCACAGAATACTGAAGTTAAAGTAGCAATTCTGACAGTGAGCGACACTGTTTCATTGGGTGCAGGCCCTGACAGGAGGTATTTCGTTAAGCGCCTTTTTCCTCGTGATTGTTGCTGAAAAGCTGCTGTACTTTTGCTTATGATTGGGTTCCAGATTGAATCAGAAAAGATAATGAACCAATATAAAGTCTTACCTTTTGAAGTGCACGCATCCTGATACACCTCTTTGTGTTGAGTTGCAAAGGGGTCACACCATGATGCAAAACTAAAGAGTCGAATTACTGTTTTTTCTTCACATAAGATGGTGATGCATCTCAGTAAGGGCTCCACATTTCACAAGGCTGTTATTTTTTCCATCGGAACAGTGGATCAACCAAAAGCTTTAATTCCTTATGCTGTCAGCTTAGCATTTTTATAAAACACATGTGACTACTTTTTCATGAATACTTAAATCACTGTTGTTTCTTCTCTGTAATACAATATCATCTGTAGTGGGCCAAGGGCAATATCTGTAGTGAATTCTTCATCAGAGAAATTGGGTGGAGCGACTGTTGTTGCTACTGCTGTTGTTCCAGACGATGTGGAAAAAATCAAGAACATTTTGGTGAAGTGGAGTGACATTGATCGTGTCAGCCTCATCTTGACACTAGGTGAAAATGTTTTCATTCTTTAAGTTAGCGAATTGCACAATCCTTATTTTTACAGTGAGATGAGCATCAACTTCCTTTTTATAACGGATATGCAGGTGGTACTGGTTTCACACCTAGAGATGTCACACCAGAGGCAACAAAATCTGTCATAGAGAAAGAAGCACCTGGCCTCACATATGTCATGCTTCAGGAAAGTTTGAAGGTGATGACTGACATTTTTCTATATCCCCTTGTTCTTTGGTTTAACATGGAAATCCATTATCATCAACTTTTTCTAGAGATAAGAGATAACAACTAACCATGCATATGACACTAGGGCTAAACTTTAGTGGCATTTCATTTCAATAGATTTTAGTACCCTAACTTTCCTTTAATCTGAGCTATTGAACTTATCTGTGGTACAGGTGACACCATTCGCAATGCTATCTAGAGCCACTGCGGGGATCAGAGGATCAACACTTGTACACACCATAGCTCAAACTTGGCAATTTCTCACCTCACTCTGAAACGTTCACATGTTTATCAAACCTGTTGATATATCTTTTCAGATCATCAACATGCCCGGGAACCCGAACGCCGTTGCGGAGTGCATGGAGGCGCTTCTTCCAGCACTGAAACACGCCCTGAAGCAGATAAAGGGTGATAAGAGGGAGAAGCACCCGCGCCATGTCCCTCACGCTGAAGCTGCGCCTGTGGACCAGTGGGATCGGAGTTTCCGAGCCGCGTCGTCCGGCAGGGGATGCTCGTGCGAGCCATGATCGGGGCCGATGAGAATTTGGTCCTCGCGGGCTATCGGCGTTCACTTCGTCAGCTTGTCAGTTCCTTCGTTAGCCCAGCCGCGTTCAGCTCGGAGCTAAGCAGTGACGATTTTGGTTCTGCTCACTGTTTTGTTTTCACTTCACCCGAACCTTACGAACACCAGTGTGACAAATAAAGTGGTTACAGTATATTTGATCTTGTAACTTCGGCCCATTTAGTTACcaaaaactttttgcaaaagcATTACATGGAATTTTTGAACacaagcattaaatatagataaaaagaaaaattaattgcagataaaaagaaaaattaattgtaCAATTAGCatataaatcgcgagacgaatcttttaaacctaactagtccatgattagctataagtgctatagtaacccacatgtgctaatgatagcttaattaggctcaaaagattcgtctcgcggtttcaaggtgagttatgaaattagttttttcattcgtgtctaaaAACCTTTtacgatatccggtcaaacgtccgatgtgacataaatttttattttttcatttcaccaactaaacaggcccttcaAACTTTTGTATACACGGCACCTGATTTTACAGCGTCATAGGGTGGGTTCTATTGTGGCGagttacttaaaattttttagtACAGTTCAGCTGCCTACCACGCTCGAATCATAATGAAGAACAACAATGGAGTAGCGGTAAGCAAGATGGATAGGCGAGCCAAATAGAATAATACGAACAATCTGCGTTTCAAGAAATAAACATAACAGTAATCttcaaaactacaaaaataatcGCAAGCCAGTACACACCTACTGGGCGTTGGCGTTGCCAATTTTCCACAATCAAGATGGAATACATGAAATCGAAAGGTGGTACATGTCATATTTGCGTGGGTCGCTAGGCCTACAAAATAATGAAGTACATTGCTCTCTGCTAGGCTGCTAGCACAGAAGATTTAATATCCTCTGTATGGGCAAACCTCCAGCTTATCTACACTGGTGATCCGCGGGCATCTTGCTACCGTGCGAATGCGTTGTTCAATGAATCAGTACAAGATGCAGCGATATGCCACACATCGCCTCACAAGGATGTCGAGGCATCTTGAAATCAAAAGTATCTTCTATCTTCTTTTGACTGGAGTTCTGGATCTGGAACGCTTCTTCCTGCAATGATTAGACACAGATTTAAAGACACCACCAATATAACACAAAGTAACACAGTTACTACACAAGTGGCATAGGGCAGACAGGGTTCCAGATTTATAGGAGTTCACGCATTTGCTTCAGTGTCTAGGATTGGAGGCAGGCCAGCATATCAGCTCTGTCCCAATAAAACCTGAATTGGTGGCCTCTCTGTTTTCAGTGGTTTTTGAACAGTAGTAATATTACTAGGGTTGTTTGCTTTGGACGAATGGATGCTGAATTGGGCATCTGCCGATCCTAACTGCGAACTTTGATGTCTAGTTTGGTTTGACTTTGGGCAATGTAGTGGGTTGATACACCAATATTTTTATCACTCAAAGCACAAGCGTAGTACAAAATAAAGTGACAGTCATTCCACCAAAATCATCGAATGATCCATGAAGAACCAACCTGTCCTATTCCTAAAACCAAGCAGCCCATAAGTGTTATGCATGACAAATATATTCTAGTTCTAGGAAAAATTTTGTACCAAGGGTCTTCAATTTCTCAAGCTGAGATGGAAGTCCATGCAATAACAACTTAtgtaaatttgaatttaaaacaCAAAGGTTTCATGTAAACCCAGAACACATATTTTAATCGGGTACATGTTCTTAAGACACCTAAAGGTTGACTTCTATTTTCTCAAACtcgttaatatatttttctgcaTCTAATCAAATTCCTATAATCAGCTACAGTAAGATCGACCATATTACTGAAGCTGAGAACTCCTGAAAAATTCATGTGGAAATACCACCTGGAGTAACATAATGATAAAGGAAGAACTGATTAATCTCTTACCTTTCCGCAGATGAATAAGGCGAATGCCTGCGGTGAGAATGCTTGCTATGTGGAGACCGCGAAACTCGTCTAGAGATGAAACATAACTAAATGGGTAAGTGAAAGGATAAGAGATATATGAACCTGATGTTTCTTCACTCAGAAGATACCTGCACACTCATATCAAATTCACAAGGCATAGAATAAAAGCATTCCTATACAAGACTTACCATAGCAGATATGCGAAAGCAGTGTCCTTGAGGCACTGCCTCAAAGAACATGAATCCAGACAGATAGTACAAAATAGTTCAACCAATACATCCCCTCCCCCCcaccccaacacacacacaaaaacaaaaatctcTTATCCTCGCATGGGGAGAAAGGATGGAAATCATAGAAAAACCATGGCATGACTAGCCGTATtcatgattaaaaaaacatcaaatgCTAAGCAATTTGTGGCTTCCAGATAACCAGAACAGAGTAAGTATGTCAGCCACATTATTGATGCCAAACATAAAAACAACTTTTAGGATTAACTAATGATGCCAGCCATAAAACAATACCATCTACAAACATGTTGAAGCTAACTGCTAATTCGCACATTTTTAACAGCATTAATCTACATTATAAATATGCTGTAAACATATAGTTACCTGTTCCTAGATTTTGGG is part of the Oryza glaberrima chromosome 4, OglaRS2, whole genome shotgun sequence genome and encodes:
- the LOC127770422 gene encoding molybdopterin biosynthesis protein CNX1; the protein is MLPVEEALAAVLSAAASAAARAAEAVPLHDALGLVLAEDVRAPDPLPPFRASIKDGYAVVASDGPGEYPVITESRAGDDALGLVVTPGTVAYVTTGGPIPDGADAVVQVEDTEQLAGAPDGSKRVRILVRPTQGQNIRNVGCDIQKDSVVLKSSEHIGPAEIGLLATVGVTTVKVYRRPTIAVFSTGDELVEPATASLSRGQIRDSNRAMLLAAAIQHKCKVVDFGIAKDTEESLKEHMDAALSSDADIILTSGGVSMGDRDLVKPCLASMGKIHFEKIRMKPGKPLTFAEIVTEDSSKPSKKVLAFGLPGNPVSCVVCFNLFVVPAIRSLSGWSNPHLPRVHARLLHPLRGDPHHQEFHRAVIRWVPDDGSGRPGYVAESTGQQASSRLLSMKSANALLEVPLVGQMLEAGTSMQAILISDMTSSPFDKLPTASNPLPSHLFPSAKSVSTDLSQVPASQNTEVKVAILTVSDTVSLGAGPDRSGPRAISVVNSSSEKLGGATVVATAVVPDDVEKIKNILVKWSDIDRVSLILTLGGTGFTPRDVTPEATKSVIEKEAPGLTYVMLQESLKVTPFAMLSRATAGIRGSTLIINMPGNPNAVAECMEALLPALKHALKQIKGDKREKHPRHVPHAEAAPVDQWDRSFRAASSGRGCSCEP